A segment of the Candidatus Microthrix subdominans genome:
GGGGAAATCGCCGACAGAGTTGCTGGATTCTTCGCAAACGCCGGAAGCGGGAGCGGCTGGCAGCCGATCTGATCCCGGTCGGACAGAGTCCCGCGTGGTGGTGGGGTTTCGAGGGTGATCCTCGGTGTGTTCAGCCAGTGATTGCTGGCTGTTCGGGTTCAGTGTCGCATGGTTTGTTGAGTTCGGCCATCGAGGCTTCGGAGAGGTAGCGGCGGGCGATGGCCCATTCGTCATGTTGGTCGGCGAGGACGGCGCCGATGAGGCGGATTGCGGCGGTGTCGTTGGGGAAGATCCCGACGACGTTGGTGCGGCGTTTCACTTCTTTGTTGAGCCGCTCGAGCGGGTTGTTCGACCAGATCTTCCGCCAATGGGATCTGGGGAACGCGGCGAATGCGAGGACGTCGGTGCGGGCGTCTGCCATCGAGGTGGCGGCTTTGGGGAACCGGTCGGTGAGGGTGGTAGTGACCTCGTCGTAGCGGGCGATGACCTCTGTGGCGGTGCCGAGAGCGAAGATCGACCTGAACGCTGCAGAGACCATCTCTTGATGGGCTTTGGGGACTGTGGCGAGCAGGTTGCGGGCGTAGTGGACCCTGCATCGTTGCCACGACGCCCCGGCGAAGCATTTACGGATTGCGGCTTTCAGGCCGGCGTGCGCGTCGGAGATCACCAGCCGCACACCAGCCAGCCCGCGTGTGCGGAGCGACCGGAGGAACCGGGTCCAAAAGGTTTCGTCTTCGGAGTCGCCGATGTCGACACCGAGGATTTCCCGTGTCCCGTTGGCGGTGATCCCCGTTGCGATCACAACCGCACGGGAGACGACCTGACCCAAGGCGTCGGCACGGACATGGATGTAGGTGGCATCGAGATAGACGTACGGGAACCTGACGTGGCCGAGGGTGCGACCCCGGAACGCTGCGACGCGTTCGTCGAGCCGCTCACAGATCCTCGAGACCTCCGACTTGGAGATCCCGGCCTCGACACCCATCGCCGCGACGAGATTGTCGACCGAGCGGGTGGAGACCCCGTTGACGTAGGCCTCCATGATCACCGCATACAACGCCTGGTCGACCCGGCGGCGGCGTTCGAGGACCTCCGGGAAGAAGCTGCCCTTGCGGAGCTTCGGGATCGCGACCTCCAAATCGCCGGCCTTCGTCGAGACGATCCTCGGGCGGTGACCGTGGCGTTCCTTGGAGCGCTGGTCGGACCGTTCGTATGGGCCGGCGCCGATCTTCTCGGTTGCTTCGGCCTCGATCAGCTGCTGGAGCGCCCACTCGGCGAGTTCGCGGACCAGGTCGGTGCCTTCCCCGACACGAAGCGCGTCGAGCAGGTCAGAAACGGCAGACTGGGAAAGAGCCATCGGTGTGTTCTCCTTGGGGTGCACTTGGACGTACACACCGAGCATCACGCCGATGGCCCCACCAGTGTTGGACCCCCAGCTACCCCCTCAATCCCCACCACAACCCGGACAATCCAACACGCCGTTCAATATCGCGCGCTCGACTTCCACCGCGTCAGTTTCTACGAACTTCACCAGTGCCCCCAAGGCATCAGGAAGAGCCCTCCAGATCACTCACCCAGAGAATTGCGGGAGGGCTCTTGCGCGTCTACAAAGACGCGAGCCTCACCCCAGCGACACCAGCAACGCCACTCCAGTCGTGCCCACCATCAATGACCCCAACCCACCCGTCACCAACGAACGTGGCGCTCAACACCCGCCAGCGGCGGTCAAACAGAGTTCGACAACGGGACGACAGCGGCGCCTCCTAGTAAGGAGCCGACTCGGAGGAAGCGGGGCGCCGCATGAGAGGATTGCCGTATGGCTCGCTATTCCAAGTTTCCCTCAGACTCGCAGGAGTCTGCCTTTGCTATTCACTCGTTGAACAACTACACCAATTTCTACCTCTCATCGAGTGTGGCAGCCCTCGATCTCGACAGCAGAAATGTCGGTGATCTGATCCGCGCGTTGCATCGTGAGGTGACCCGACAACTCGCTACGGGCGGCGTGGAGTATGCCAAGCTGAAGTGGGCTCTGATGCCTCGACGAACGCATAAGGAGATTGCTTTCATCTTCGACTCCACGGCTGCCGGGAGCGACCACTACGGGCTTGAATTCTCGAAGGTGTGGCTGTCGGCGCTTTGGCGCGACGGGCCCCAACGGACCGCTATCAGTCAGGGCGACATCCTCAAGGCACCGGCCGCTTGGGTTTGGAGGGAACTTGAGGAGCACCTCGTTCGGACGAACGACTTTCCTCGGTTGCACACCGAGCACTACTACGTCCTTTATCTCACGAACATGGCGCGAACACATGTCAGCGCGATAGATGCCGCCTTGCGAGATTCGACGGCTGCATACTTGGGGTACATCGACTGTTCGACGTGGACCCCTCTTAAGTCGTTCATGCTGCTCCCACAGTATGCGTTCCGCGATGGCGATGCGCTCGTCGTTGCAGCCGACGAGGACGGTTCACCGTACATCACGCCGCCCACCGGGGGTCATCGGTTCAATCTCGTTGGCGTAGAAGAAGCGCTCTACGGAGTGCTGCTCGACCACCGCATGGACAACGGTGTTCCGGCGTGGGCCGATGAAGACAGCGTGCTCACCTTGACCGCTCTGGGTGGCGGACAGAGCCCGCTAAGGGAACTGAAGCTTGATCTCGATGAACGAAGATTCGCGTACTTGAAGACCGCCGAGCCTGATGGTCACCTGGGGTCAGTGCGCAGTGCCCGGCTCGACGGGCTAAGCCGCGAGGAGCTCATCCAAGCTATTGAGACCAAGATCCGGAGTGGCCTTGTGTTCCACTTGCGATTCGTTCGTGGGACCCGAGACGACGATCCCGCTCCCGAGAACGACGCATTGATGTTTGACGTGCAAGTGGAATTCCCCGACGACACCGGCAAAGCCCGCCGCTATCTGGTCGCGATCAAGTACACCCCGGCAAGCCACTCGGGCAAAGTGGTGTCGTTTTACTAGCAAACCCGCTCCGCAGGAAGCGGGAGCAGGGTGAGTCCCGCCTGGTGGTGTAGTTCGGGACCATCACCGTGATGGTGGTGGTCACCGTGCGATTCTCAGAAACGATTAAGTACCTGAGAGGAACGCCGCACGATGACCACACCTGATTCTGCGCTGAACGCACTGTCGACGTCACTCACCTCGGTTCATTCGCCGTTGGCGGCGAACCTGGCCGAGATCCTCACCGACGCGATCCAAGAGCCGATAGAAGCGGAACTGTCGGCCCGGATCGGCAGCGAACCCAACGAACGATCGCTGGCCCGAACGAACCTGCGGAACGGGCACCGCAACAAGCTCCTCTCCACACCTGCCGGAGATATCACTGAACCACCCCGGGTTCGGTGCACTCCTCTTTCCTGAGAGGTTGTGTCGATGCCAAGCAAGTACGACGAAGAGACCCGCGCGAAGGCGGTGCGTCTGGTGGTCGATCACCGCATTCCTGGCAAGATCGCCCGTCGTGCGTGAACCAATGTAGCTACTGGCATTGCCAATTAGGCGCACGACAATTAGATCCCGGCATCTAGCGTGAGTTACTCCCGGTGGCAGCCGTCACTCAGGTGCTCGCCTAGGCGTACGTGCCTTTGCCACCCAAAGCTGAATACAAGGTCTGCCTAGACACCCCAAGGTCACAAGCGACCTTTGCCTTTGGAACGTCGGCCTCGACCCGCTCTCGAGCGTGCGCTATCTGCTCGGCGGAGAGCTTCGGGGCCCGTTCGTAGACGCCGTTCCGTTTGGCGATGGCGATGCCTTCAGCTTGGCGCTCTCGGATCGTGGCGCGTTCGAGCTGGGCGACGGCACCGAGGATCGTCAGCATGAACGCGCCCTGCGGAGTGTCGGTGTTCAGCGCTGGGTTGTCGACGAACTCAAGAGCGACACCCTTCGCATGGAACTGCTCGATGAGATCGAGGAGGTCTCTCGTCGATCTCGCGAGACGGTCAGGCGACTTCACCCGCACCTTATCGCCATCGCGCACCCATTCCAACAATTCACGCAACTGTGTTCGGTCTTCGACATTCTTGCCTGAGACCTTCTCGCAGAACAGACGGTCGACGTCGGACAATGCCTCGACCTGCCGCGCCTCATTCTGATCGGCAGCGCTGACCCTCGCATAACCGACAATCTGGCCCTTGTGTCCATTCACCTCTAGACCCCTCTGCATATGTGTCTAACGAAACCCTAGCCGAACCCGGTTGGACGGTCGAAAGGGGAATCGTTAGGTGTGCGTTCAGGTACGCCCTGATTGACGCACTGGCTGCTGGGAGCAGGCCGGAAGATACCGGTGGGACGATCTTTTCTCGCCGATGTGAGCGAGGCGCTGCCAGGTATAGGGTGATCGAATGGCTCTCGGTCCGTTCACTGAAGGTTACATACAGGGCGCTGTCATTGGGGATTTGATGTATGACGCCGCCGGATTCCTGGGTGAGCGTCGTGGCCGGAAATTGGCTCGGCGGGCAGCCGATCAGTCGCCGTCCGAGGGCTGGCATGACGATCCAGCGGGACGATACGAGCACCGGTACTGGGACGGTGACGGGTGGACTGACCACGTCGCAACCGCAGGCGTTGCAGACTTCGACCCGCTCTACGCTTGTCAGACCGATGATCAGT
Coding sequences within it:
- a CDS encoding recombinase family protein; amino-acid sequence: MQRGLEVNGHKGQIVGYARVSAADQNEARQVEALSDVDRLFCEKVSGKNVEDRTQLRELLEWVRDGDKVRVKSPDRLARSTRDLLDLIEQFHAKGVALEFVDNPALNTDTPQGAFMLTILGAVAQLERATIRERQAEGIAIAKRNGVYERAPKLSAEQIAHARERVEADVPKAKVACDLGVSRQTLYSALGGKGTYA
- a CDS encoding DUF2510 domain-containing protein, with translation MALGPFTEGYIQGAVIGDLMYDAAGFLGERRGRKLARRAADQSPSEGWHDDPAGRYEHRYWDGDGWTDHVATAGVADFDPLYACQTDDQLAPEGWHSDPAERYEYRYWDGNAWTDYVSSPSPAQFDPI
- a CDS encoding transposase, whose amino-acid sequence is MTTPDSALNALSTSLTSVHSPLAANLAEILTDAIQEPIEAELSARIGSEPNERSLARTNLRNGHRNKLLSTPAGDITEPPRVRCTPLS
- a CDS encoding IS256 family transposase: MALSQSAVSDLLDALRVGEGTDLVRELAEWALQQLIEAEATEKIGAGPYERSDQRSKERHGHRPRIVSTKAGDLEVAIPKLRKGSFFPEVLERRRRVDQALYAVIMEAYVNGVSTRSVDNLVAAMGVEAGISKSEVSRICERLDERVAAFRGRTLGHVRFPYVYLDATYIHVRADALGQVVSRAVVIATGITANGTREILGVDIGDSEDETFWTRFLRSLRTRGLAGVRLVISDAHAGLKAAIRKCFAGASWQRCRVHYARNLLATVPKAHQEMVSAAFRSIFALGTATEVIARYDEVTTTLTDRFPKAATSMADARTDVLAFAAFPRSHWRKIWSNNPLERLNKEVKRRTNVVGIFPNDTAAIRLIGAVLADQHDEWAIARRYLSEASMAELNKPCDTEPEQPAITG